CACCTGATACATAACTCCCACTAGAGGACCCAACCTGACAGATCGAGATTGGTCTCTTTGAGTTACCTGACAGATCGAGGGTAATCCACATAGTGTATATATATAGTCCACAAATAACTCAACAATACAACCACAATACTAAGCATGGAAATCTAGCAACAGTATAAACAAAGTAGCACAACTTCCTACTCTATGCTACACCCGGAAGTagtccactcaccaattaccagcaaaacTCAGTAGTCTAATGTCACTGAGTCTTCACATccactttatcacctgagaataatacgTACCAAGTCAGTACACTTATCTCAATCACCTTTTATTAAACTAAACAGTTTCAATAATCAAACGGTTCAGCATAACCAAatcataaaatatataaactatatCCATTATAAATTTTAACATATGAACATATATTTAGATTTGATCACTACCATATTAGTTATCATAACTAATAAAAACTAAATACTAATCCATATAACATAATTTTACACTTAGAACCatctattttatcatatataaatatcACATATTCATATAaatcaagttatatatataatCCATAAAAACCTCattattgtaactaataaaattcaTATAGTTACCTTGATGTAGGAGCTAATAATCACCACAAGACTTGATTAAATCACAAAACTCAAAAGCTAAGAATTATGATTCAATGTGTtttgatctttatatatatatatatatatatatatatatatatatatatatatatatatatatatatatatatatatatatatatatatatatatatatatatatatatatatatatatatagtgaatgaAAAAGCATGAATCAACAATTAAAAACATGATATTATGCCATGTGTCCAAGTCTATGCCATGTGTCAAATTCTACCATGATAGCTTGCCATGTGTCAAGTCTACCATTCTATTTATTACAATTATATTTAAatcatattataaaataatattatttctaCATTTCGTCTAGACCATTAATCGGGGTGTTACACATTACAATCTAGGTTTTGATCCACCACATCCATCTCGTCTCATTTTTCTGTCCCACCCCGATATCCCTAGACCTACGTGAACTATTGGTCTTGGGAGATGAACCATCGATATGCATGCCATACCCGTTATCTTCTTTTCGGGAACACCCAAAATTAGGGACATCCTTATTGTCATCATTAATGTTGCCATGGATATTGGACTCACCATTCACACATCCAGACTCCTCGTCTTCCACTGTCTTCCTTACCGGAGTATTGTTCTAGCCAGATTGAATCACCAGAGAAGGAACACCACCATTTTTACTGATCATCAACATGATCATCATCGGAGAAAGGATATTCATCATTTGATGACCCAAAAGTATCATCAACGAATTTGTCATCAGAATTAAATTTGTCATCTTTAAcagtttcatcatcttcttcaccattaTCACACCCTGTACTCGGAATTTCACGATCAAGTTGAACAACTCTACTTGTACTttctttgacatatatatatatatatatatatatatatatatatatatatatatatatatatatatatatatatatatatatatatatatatatatatattaaaactatattactcgtatatatttttattaaagaATTATCGCCTAACAAGTCACTGGAAAaagtcaaacaatatatatatatatatatatatatatatatatatatatatatatatatatatatatatatatatatatatattaaaactatattactcgtatatatttttattaaagaATTATCGCCTAACAAGTCACTGGAAAAAGTCAAACAATCTCAACTTGACCAAACTAATCGCATTGAAAAATTGCATATCTTACTTAAAATATGAAGATTTATACTTATAATAACTTCAGTTAATAACAATTTCTTTATTCTAATATGTGTATTCAATTTTAGAATAATACTAGTAAAATGACCTGTGAaaatacgggtttgtttaaacgaaacagtttactgatatgtttaagtattaagtgaatgtaagtattaaagtcatttagtttattgccccgtggaaccacggattccgactaagaaacttgtcgttgattttacaacATAAAGTTCGCTGaaaattgaatatttatatttatatttttaataataataataattattaataataataaatgccttttaaatttttttagaaaaataaaattacaatttagaagTGATTAATATTTtcgtttataaaagattttgtattattttttagttaaattaatatataattatggcatcatcattatgaaaagtaaAAAGTAATTTAACTTAATGATGATGACAttattttagaggtttattagactatatagaaGATTGCTATCAAGGTTACGTTGCCTTATGTCTATCGATGATCTCTTCATGAATGCAACATTTTTTTCTGTGTTTGTTTTTGTTTAGAATGTACGATAATTAGACAAAGATAAAGTCTCTCGGCACATATATATATCGACGATGACATGCCACAATCTTGATTTTTTTTCGCTTGGACTTTTGGTATAATCATCATAGAATACGTACATTCCAAAAAGAAATTTGTGatatactcatttacatcttatttcTAAGTTTGAAAACTTAATTTAGTactagtatttatttatttttatgtattCATTATTTTAAGGGTAGTTTGTTGATAGAAGATAAGCCCCGTTTGTTTTTTAAAGACATTTGTAACGAATCCCTTGAAACGATCCAATGTTACGGGTCACGTTCTTTAATTGTATAACGATAACAACTTTCAAATATTAGATAATAAACCAAATATAACTACATCtcattatataacttttataatttaAACATTACTATGAGAAAATGATCTATACACGACACATTGATTTAACCTTTGTAGGCTATATGGTTCAAGTTTAGGTGAAACTATTTATAAATATTTGTGTATTTGTGTATATTCGTAATATATTATGAGATTTTTTCAAAAAACCATTTACATGTATTTGTTTCGAAATATTCAACGTTTTCACCTAATGAATAAGTTTTTTAGAAACTATTATGTGTAGATCTTATCTATAAAAAAAGAGTATTATCCATAATTAGATGTTTATTGACTGTTGGACTATGTATaatatataagtataagtatataaCATTAATATACGGAGTAAATTTTTTCATACACTAAAAAAATGCTTTAAAACCACAAAAAATTCTTCAAAATAATTCTTGACTAGTAAATACTCCTTTCGTGGAACAATACGATATTCAATATTTCCTTTTTCTTTTAATTTGAGATTTATTTGATGAGTCATGATGATGGTATTGTAATTATCATAActgataattaattattaattatgttacataATTTCAAAAACTAGACGTTAATCAACTGGTCATTAAACCTCACACTTATACACAGTTTCCTATAAAAACCACCATCACCTTCCCCACATTCTCCAATTTTCATCCTCTCCATTTTTCCATTATTATCGAATACCTCCAACACCAACATTATTCGTTTCTCATTCCAATTCTCTGTAAGCTCAAATCATAGTTTTTGTATTGATATAAttctatataaaatataaataaacatataacatatatattgtgagtgtttcttgttttttttttgttttttttttaaactttgatGGACATGCAGTTGTTTTATGTTATTTGTTTCCTGTTAGAGTGTTTTCTCATTTAGTATACGGGTTTTTGATGTTATCTTATTTCTCTTTTTTACCCATTTGTTCAGAATCAGATCGATCTTTATTGTTTATGAAGTGTTTTTTGGTTGTTGTTTTGTTTATaaaaagttttgatctttataaattGGCCGGGTCCACAAGATCTTGTAAAACATGTGTGTTTTTGGTTcctagtatttattattaataaaggtGTAGCTATTTCATAAATTGACATAAAAAGTGTGGTAAATAAGCGGTAAATTACTATTCTACGAAGGTTGTAACTTCCACTCCAGGTATCATTTTAAATGTAAATGTAATATTTGAGTTGTTATGGATGGAGGGAGTATAAAGATTGCTATGATTCTTTTGTTTACAAATCTTTTTGTTCATGTGAATATAATGTTGAATTTAGCTTGCTTTGCCCCGAAAAGAACAATATACCCCTTTCCTTGAAAAGGGGCTGATGTATATAATTTTGTAATCTTATTCTCTGCCTGATGTTCTAAGAATTGGATATTTCTCTATGGAATTAACCTAGTTTTGGCTTATTCATTCTTTACTTAtatctatattttattttatttggatTTGAAAACAACTAGAAACTACCCCACAAGCCTAATCTTTTGGAGTGTAACAAAAGATTAAGCTAAAGCCAATGAATCAAATCACTTGTTAGTTTGATTTTCTAATCAGTGTATTACATCTTGTAGATAGCTATTGAAGGCATAAAAATGGCAAAACTTACATCATATGTTATGGTGATACTTATgatgtgttgttgttgggccatttcaaCGGCTCAAAACGAATACATGAGATACAAAGATCCGAGACAACCTATAAATGCTCGAATAAATGATTTAATTAGTCGAATGACTTTGGAGGAGAAGATTGGTCAAATGACACAAATTGACAGATCTGTAGCTTCACCTGAAATAATGCAGAAATACTTCATAGGTAACAACACCAAACTACTCCATTTTTGTTTCTTTTGTTcaagaattcatgttaatgaaCGATGATCGATGTTTTTATACAACCTTAAATGGAGAGGTAGGATGTAGACAGTCGCATATAACTGATATTTTTTAAATAGTTTGTATTTTATAAAAGTGTTTGATTATGGGCAGGGAGTCTATTAAGCGGTGGAGGGAGTGTTCCGGCTAAAGAGGCGTCCCCGGAGACATGGATTAATATGGTTAACGAATTCCAAAACGGGTCGTTGTCGACTCGTTTAGGTATACCGATGATTTATGGGATTGATGCTGTGCATGGTAACAATAATGTCTATAAAGCCACCATTTTTCCTCACAATGTTGGTCTTGGAGTAACAAGGCAAGTATCAATCTCATTAAAAATTGAAGGGTATTTAGGTCATTTGACATATAGTTGAACTCTCATTTTGTGAGAAATTATTATAGGGACCCTGTACTGGTCAAGAAAATTGGAGCTGCAACTGCTCTAGAAGTTCGAGCAACGGGGATTAACTACGCATTTGCACCTTGCATCGCGGTAAATGATCTAGTGTCATGCGTTTGATGAAAAAAGTGTTCACAGTCTCATAATCATTAccttttttttggcgaaaaaacgtAATAAAATTAAAAGGATCCGAAGATCAACAAGTACATCTGTCAGAAAGGGTTCACAGTCACACAATCATTACTTTATTACATAAAGAAAAAGGCGGTtaattttttaaaactttatttttaCAATACCTATTGACAGGTTTGTAGAGACCCAAGATGGGGTCGTTGTTACGAAAGCTATAGTGAAGACCCGGCCATTGTTCGTCAAATGACCGAGCTTATACCTGGACTTCAAGGAGATATTCCTAATAATGGTCGAAAAGGCGTACCTTTCGTTGGTGGAAAGTAAGCCCATCGCAAGTTGCACCTTTTAAATAATTTTGCAAATAATAATTGAAATATCATCTCTTATCGATTTTTGTTTGTTTGTAGAGAAAAAGTGGTGGCGTGCGCCAAGCACTATGTTGGTGATGGTGGCACAACAAAAGGCATCAATGAGAACAACACTGTTGTTACCCCTAATGAATTATTCAGTATTCATATGCCTGCATATTATGATTCAATAGTCAAAGGCGTTGCAAGCATTATGATCTCTTATTCGAGCATAAATGGAGAAAAAATGCATGGAGATCATGAACTTGCCACTAACTTCTTAAAAAACACCCTCAATTTCAGAGTAAAAAACCCAAtagttttctaattattattatttttttttttttttttttcatatcttTAATGAAGTAACTGAGATTGAATCTTTTGATGTTTTGTCTTTATTTTTTTAGGGATTCTTGATCTCGGATTGGGAGGGTATCGATAGAATTACGGATCCACCTCATGCTAATTATTCTTATTCTATTTTAAAGAGTATCGAGGCTGGTCTAGACATGGTAAGTTCATCATTCTTTCGTTTGTTTTAGACGTTTTTGTTAAGATAAATAAAACTGTTAGCGACTTAGCGGTACACCGCCCATTTGAACCCAAAGCCATCTTGACTCATTTTGTCACCCTAGCATCTATAGTGTATCCAAACTTGCAAAAGCTACGAAAATAAAATGTGTTCATATATTTCGACCGCAGATCATGGTACCACATAATTATACAGAATTCAAGGACGGATTAAGTTATCTAGTGAACAATAAGTACATCCCCATGAGTCGAATTAATGATGCGGTTAAGAGGATTTTGCGAGTGAAATTTGTGATGGGTTTATTCGAAGAACCATTGGCGGATCTTTCGATGGTTAAATACCTTGGAAGTCAAGAGCACCGGGAACTTGCTCGAGAAGCGGTTAGGAAATCATTGGTCTTGCTGAAAAACGGTAAAACCGCCAACGAGCCACTGCTTCCTTTGCCCAAGAAGTCTACCAAAATACTCGTCGCTGGGACCCACGCGAACGATATTGGTAACCAGTGTGGTGGCTGGACCATCGAGTGGCACGGGCAAAGCGGAAATATCACAGCAGGTAAATATTGCTAATGTGTGTTAAAATTTATG
The window above is part of the Rutidosis leptorrhynchoides isolate AG116_Rl617_1_P2 chromosome 1, CSIRO_AGI_Rlap_v1, whole genome shotgun sequence genome. Proteins encoded here:
- the LOC139866000 gene encoding uncharacterized protein, which produces MAKLTSYVMVILMMCCCWAISTAQNEYMRYKDPRQPINARINDLISRMTLEEKIGQMTQIDRSVASPEIMQKYFIGSLLSGGGSVPAKEASPETWINMVNEFQNGSLSTRLGIPMIYGIDAVHGNNNVYKATIFPHNVGLGVTRDPVLVKKIGAATALEVRATGINYAFAPCIAVCRDPRWGRCYESYSEDPAIVRQMTELIPGLQGDIPNNGRKGVPFVGGKEKVVACAKHYVGDGGTTKGINENNTVVTPNELFSIHMPAYYDSIVKGVASIMISYSSINGEKMHGDHELATNFLKNTLNFRGFLISDWEGIDRITDPPHANYSYSILKSIEAGLDMIMVPHNYTEFKDGLSYLVNNKYIPMSRINDAVKRILRVKFVMGLFEEPLADLSMVKYLGSQEHRELAREAVRKSLVLLKNGKTANEPLLPLPKKSTKILVAGTHANDIGNQCGGWTIEWHGQSGNITAGTTILTAIKNTVDPSTEVVYEENPTPDFLKSNDFSYAIVVTGEFPYSETQGDNLNLTIPEPATSTITNVCGAVKCVVVLISGRPVVIEPYVASMDALVAAWLPGSEGQGVADVLFGDYGFTGKLARTWFKTVEQLPMNVGDPHYDPLYPFGYGLTTEPVKQAVY